The Geobacter sp. AOG2 genome includes a window with the following:
- a CDS encoding YceH family protein has product MVSGCSDVRKEFPVDNLLDSVEVRVLGCLIEKEMTTPEYYPLTLNALTNACNQKSNRDPIMALAEEEVVRALDGLRFKQMAVVAADGGRVPKYRHLLAEKLGLVPAELALVCELMVRGPQTVGELRTRCERMHAFADLTAVEEALGELMGRDTPLVVRLPRQPGRKESRYAQLWNGEPESVAGESGMPPEAARQRVMAENERIGKLEEEVVLLRAEVAGLRQVVEEFKAQFE; this is encoded by the coding sequence ATGGTTTCGGGATGTAGTGATGTGAGAAAGGAGTTTCCCGTGGACAATTTACTGGATAGCGTGGAGGTACGGGTTCTTGGTTGCCTGATCGAAAAGGAGATGACCACCCCGGAATACTATCCCCTGACCCTGAATGCCCTTACCAATGCCTGCAACCAGAAATCGAATCGTGACCCGATCATGGCCCTGGCCGAGGAAGAAGTAGTCCGGGCCCTGGACGGCCTGCGCTTCAAGCAGATGGCGGTGGTGGCGGCGGACGGCGGGCGGGTGCCCAAGTACCGACATCTGCTGGCTGAAAAGCTGGGCCTGGTTCCGGCCGAGCTGGCCCTTGTGTGCGAGTTGATGGTGCGCGGTCCCCAGACTGTGGGGGAGTTGCGCACCCGGTGCGAGCGGATGCACGCCTTTGCCGACCTGACGGCGGTGGAGGAGGCGCTTGGGGAGCTGATGGGGCGCGATACACCGCTGGTGGTGCGCCTGCCGCGGCAACCGGGGAGGAAGGAATCCCGCTATGCCCAGCTTTGGAATGGCGAGCCCGAGTCCGTAGCGGGTGAAAGCGGCATGCCCCCCGAAGCGGCACGGCAGCGGGTGATGGCGGAGAATGAGCGGATTGGGAAGCTTGAAGAGGAGGTTGTGCTCCTCCGGGCGGAGGTGGCAGGTCTGCGACAGGTGGTGGAGGAGTTTAAGGCCCAGTTTGAGTAG
- the hflX gene encoding GTPase HflX, translating to MVSERSREGVTDSGVRINEVKAGITPFLPLPDFPRSLPIKEPYGNLAGLKQSQIQALERLYRRRVPPAEFCSFELAARLVELSSDIRRQIGILVNRQGMVEYVVVGDEKGLVIPELRDYPLGKHPLRGLRLIHTHLKNEPVSEDDITDLSLLRLDLLAALFVTPARQQISVQIAHLSPAHGGPSAVTMPAAPLDRIDLDLTHFIPELEADLERTMRAAAHAGDAVERAILISVTISGTRQEAEDSIAELRELARTASIEALDSFIQRPRSLNPRFLMGEGKMRDVVIRALQRGATMLVFDQELTPAQIRSISAMTELKVIDRSQLILDIFARRAKSLDGKVQVELAQLKYLLPRLTGRGVQMSRLMGGIGGRGPGETKLETDRRRIRDRIASLERELKELSRGRDQRRRQRVKAGVPIISIVGYTNAGKSTLLNALTRSEVFTEDLLFATLDTSTRRLRFPREREVIITDTVGFIRSLPKSLLGAFKATLEELRDADLLLHVVDAANPRFEDQIAQVRTILTELELGDKPELLVFNKADILNDLKKKDTVAFLKVRQIARTRGGLTISARDRKSLAPLVEELQRRFWPSEQNDFPAPTQTGP from the coding sequence ATGGTAAGCGAGAGGAGCCGTGAAGGTGTCACGGATTCAGGTGTACGTATAAACGAGGTAAAGGCAGGGATTACCCCTTTTCTCCCTTTACCCGATTTTCCCCGGAGCCTTCCCATCAAAGAACCTTACGGCAATCTCGCAGGACTCAAACAAAGCCAGATTCAGGCGCTGGAACGCCTCTACCGGAGGCGCGTCCCGCCCGCCGAGTTCTGCTCCTTTGAACTGGCCGCCCGCCTCGTCGAACTATCATCCGACATCCGCCGTCAGATCGGTATCCTGGTCAATCGCCAGGGCATGGTGGAATACGTCGTCGTGGGCGACGAAAAGGGGCTGGTCATACCGGAACTGCGCGACTATCCCCTGGGCAAGCATCCGCTACGGGGACTGCGCCTGATCCATACGCATCTCAAGAACGAGCCGGTCAGCGAAGACGACATCACCGACCTTTCCTTGCTGCGCCTCGACCTGCTGGCCGCCCTGTTCGTTACCCCGGCCAGGCAGCAGATTTCCGTCCAGATCGCCCATCTTTCCCCGGCCCACGGCGGCCCCTCGGCCGTGACCATGCCTGCCGCGCCTCTCGACCGCATCGACCTGGACCTCACCCACTTCATCCCCGAGCTGGAAGCCGACCTGGAACGCACCATGCGCGCCGCCGCCCATGCCGGAGACGCCGTCGAGCGCGCCATCCTGATCTCCGTCACCATCAGCGGGACGCGGCAGGAAGCGGAGGATTCCATCGCCGAACTGCGCGAACTGGCGAGGACCGCCAGCATCGAGGCCCTGGACAGCTTCATCCAGCGCCCGCGCAGCCTCAATCCCCGTTTCCTGATGGGCGAGGGCAAAATGCGCGACGTGGTCATCCGCGCCCTCCAGCGGGGCGCCACCATGCTGGTCTTCGATCAGGAGCTGACGCCGGCCCAGATCCGTTCCATATCGGCCATGACCGAGTTGAAGGTTATCGACCGCAGCCAGTTGATCCTGGACATCTTTGCCCGGCGGGCCAAAAGCCTGGACGGCAAGGTTCAGGTGGAACTGGCCCAGCTCAAGTACCTGCTGCCGCGCCTGACCGGACGGGGTGTGCAGATGTCGCGGCTGATGGGCGGCATCGGCGGGCGCGGACCGGGTGAGACCAAACTGGAAACCGACCGCCGCCGTATTCGCGACCGCATCGCCAGCCTGGAGCGGGAGCTGAAGGAACTGTCCCGGGGCCGCGACCAGCGCCGCCGCCAGAGGGTCAAGGCCGGTGTGCCGATCATCTCCATCGTCGGCTACACCAATGCCGGCAAATCCACCCTGCTGAACGCCCTGACCCGGAGCGAGGTCTTTACCGAAGATCTGCTCTTCGCCACCCTGGACACCTCCACCCGCCGCCTCCGCTTCCCCCGTGAACGGGAGGTGATCATCACCGATACGGTCGGCTTCATCCGTTCCCTGCCAAAGTCGCTGTTGGGCGCCTTCAAGGCCACCCTGGAAGAGCTGCGGGATGCCGATCTGCTGCTGCACGTGGTGGATGCGGCCAACCCGCGCTTCGAGGACCAGATCGCCCAGGTGAGGACCATTCTTACCGAATTGGAACTGGGAGACAAACCGGAGCTCTTGGTCTTCAACAAGGCCGACATCCTGAATGACCTGAAAAAGAAGGACACGGTAGCCTTCCTCAAGGTGCGTCAGATTGCCCGCACCAGAGGCGGGCTGACCATCTCGGCCCGGGACCGGAAGAGCCTGGCGCCGCTGGTTGAGGAGCTACAGCGGAGGTTCTGGCCATCCGAGCAGAACGATTTCCCGGCCCCTACTCAAACTGGGCCTTAA
- a CDS encoding enoyl-ACP reductase, which yields MPLLQGKKVVIFGVANEKSIAWAIARAFHEQGAELAVTYANEAIEKRVRPLAESLNAAAILPCNVTSDDEIAAVFTELGKRWDGIDIIIHAVAFANKEELKGTIVNTTREGFATAMDISVYSFLGVLKAAQPLMQGRNGAALTLTYHGAVKVFPSYNVMGVAKAALEASVRYLSEALGPEGIRVNAISAGPIRTLAASGVNGFIQILNHVESKAPLRRTITQEDVARSAVYLCSDMASGVTGEIHYVDGGYNVIGL from the coding sequence ATGCCGTTGTTGCAGGGCAAAAAAGTAGTAATTTTCGGGGTTGCAAACGAAAAAAGCATTGCCTGGGCCATTGCCCGGGCTTTTCATGAACAGGGCGCCGAGCTGGCCGTTACCTATGCCAATGAGGCGATCGAAAAAAGGGTCCGACCCCTGGCGGAATCGTTGAACGCCGCAGCGATCCTTCCGTGCAACGTCACCAGCGACGACGAGATCGCGGCGGTATTCACGGAACTGGGCAAGCGGTGGGACGGCATCGACATCATCATCCATGCCGTGGCCTTCGCCAACAAGGAAGAACTGAAAGGGACCATCGTCAATACCACCCGCGAGGGTTTTGCCACCGCCATGGACATCAGCGTCTATTCCTTCCTCGGCGTCCTGAAGGCGGCCCAGCCGCTGATGCAGGGACGCAATGGAGCGGCACTGACGCTTACCTACCATGGTGCCGTGAAGGTATTCCCCAGCTATAACGTCATGGGCGTTGCCAAGGCCGCCCTGGAGGCCTCCGTACGCTACCTGTCCGAGGCGCTGGGCCCCGAGGGCATCCGGGTCAACGCCATTTCCGCCGGGCCCATCCGTACCCTGGCCGCTTCCGGCGTGAACGGCTTCATCCAGATACTTAACCACGTCGAGTCCAAGGCTCCCCTGCGCCGCACCATCACCCAGGAGGATGTGGCCCGCTCCGCCGTCTACCTGTGCAGTGACATGGCCAGCGGCGTGACCGGCGAAATACACTACGTGGACGGTGGCTATAACGTGATCGGCTTGTAA
- the trmB gene encoding tRNA (guanosine(46)-N7)-methyltransferase TrmB, with protein MPAWNEIFGNGNPLALEIGCGTGHFVAQMAQLHPDWNFIAVDYYNKGCLKTSKRVDKAGLDNVRVVRAEARSFMERCIPRRSLQAVVINCPDPWPKKRHRKRRLVNGEFVGYLSEFMLPGGDFHFATDFDDYGEDVARLMPEMPGFVNVLSPDPYRHALEGYPLSKYMLKFMDAGKQIYFIHYRRVS; from the coding sequence ATGCCGGCCTGGAACGAGATCTTTGGTAACGGCAATCCCCTGGCGCTGGAGATCGGATGCGGTACGGGGCATTTCGTGGCCCAGATGGCGCAGTTGCACCCCGACTGGAACTTCATAGCCGTGGACTATTACAATAAGGGGTGCCTGAAGACCTCCAAACGGGTCGATAAGGCCGGGCTGGACAACGTGCGGGTCGTCCGCGCCGAAGCGCGCTCCTTTATGGAACGCTGCATCCCCCGCCGTTCGTTGCAGGCGGTCGTCATCAACTGCCCCGATCCATGGCCCAAAAAGCGACACCGCAAGCGGCGGCTGGTCAATGGGGAATTCGTCGGCTACCTGTCGGAATTCATGCTGCCCGGTGGCGATTTTCATTTCGCCACCGATTTCGACGACTACGGCGAGGACGTGGCCCGGCTGATGCCGGAGATGCCCGGCTTCGTCAATGTCCTCTCTCCCGATCCTTATCGGCATGCCCTTGAAGGCTATCCGCTTTCCAAGTACATGCTCAAGTTCATGGATGCCGGCAAGCAGATTTACTTTATCCATTACCGCAGAGTTTCATAA
- a CDS encoding DUF4212 domain-containing protein encodes MEESRTDKEISFFRPRGTAMRGEVRVIWLVLAGWFVAIVGTQAFVYLLEVNYSELLLNEMTFFNLPIHFWLTGQLLPLWFIILCVLFNIWMDRHAARRLDGALRFRIRSGREED; translated from the coding sequence ATGGAGGAATCCAGAACGGACAAGGAAATCAGCTTTTTCAGGCCGCGCGGAACCGCCATGCGTGGCGAGGTTCGGGTTATCTGGCTGGTTCTCGCGGGTTGGTTTGTCGCCATCGTCGGCACCCAGGCATTTGTTTACCTGCTGGAGGTCAACTATTCCGAGTTGCTGCTCAACGAGATGACCTTCTTCAATCTTCCCATCCATTTCTGGCTGACCGGCCAGTTGTTGCCGCTCTGGTTTATCATCCTCTGCGTACTTTTCAATATCTGGATGGACCGCCATGCGGCCCGCCGTCTGGACGGGGCTCTGCGCTTCCGCATCCGTTCCGGCCGGGAGGAGGACTAA
- a CDS encoding cation acetate symporter codes for MAESAVQLVPLAIVVGMFALFIASGLRTSSRQASEYGVAGGYTGRIGIGAAIASNWMSAASFLGLAGMFYLKGYYAMAFVVGWTGGYVLLLVLMATQIRRFGKYTAPDFVGFRYESEAARTLAAIIAIVITIIYGVAQFRGIALIVSWLFGIAYTPAVIVGAALVVGFVVVSGALGVARNQKLQYFVLITAFILPLMLMARKLGYFWILPQFGYGAAIRDLQQQFGFAWSEPFATVSSFHWLALCFTLMFGTAGLPHVLSRFYMVPGIRDARWGVVWGLFFIALIYWSAPAYGVLARLFEARGGIVLNSTDPMVADMAVLSAVRYSGLPLWCIGLLAAGGMSAAFSTVAGLLLTGSASFSYDIYPRLIRPNASEVDKVYAAKGFFLALAVIVMALSLRPWGMIAEIAALAFALAGNTIFPAFLLGIWWGRANAAGVISGMLAGVVITFVPFMAGALPFLSALPPATSSAFIGAPLVILVMVAVSLLTSPPSEEIRRFLARNVHDTTEE; via the coding sequence ATGGCCGAATCCGCGGTACAGCTCGTGCCCCTGGCCATCGTGGTCGGGATGTTTGCCCTGTTCATTGCTTCGGGATTGCGTACCAGCAGCAGGCAGGCGTCGGAATACGGCGTTGCCGGCGGGTACACCGGGCGGATCGGCATCGGCGCTGCCATCGCCAGCAACTGGATGAGCGCCGCCAGCTTTCTGGGATTGGCCGGCATGTTCTACCTCAAGGGGTACTACGCCATGGCCTTCGTGGTCGGCTGGACCGGAGGCTACGTGTTGCTGCTGGTGCTGATGGCCACGCAGATCCGGCGCTTCGGCAAGTACACGGCTCCCGATTTCGTCGGTTTTCGCTATGAATCCGAGGCCGCCCGTACCCTGGCGGCAATCATTGCCATTGTTATCACCATCATCTACGGTGTCGCCCAGTTCCGCGGCATTGCCCTGATCGTCTCATGGCTGTTCGGGATTGCCTATACCCCGGCGGTGATCGTCGGTGCCGCGCTGGTGGTGGGGTTCGTGGTCGTATCCGGCGCCCTCGGGGTCGCGCGGAATCAGAAACTGCAGTATTTCGTGCTGATCACCGCCTTTATCCTGCCGCTGATGCTCATGGCCCGCAAGCTGGGGTATTTCTGGATACTCCCCCAGTTCGGCTACGGTGCTGCCATCCGCGACCTGCAACAGCAATTCGGCTTTGCCTGGTCGGAGCCGTTCGCCACGGTATCGTCCTTCCACTGGCTGGCGCTCTGCTTTACCCTCATGTTCGGCACGGCCGGCCTGCCCCACGTGCTCTCCCGCTTCTACATGGTACCCGGTATCCGTGACGCCCGCTGGGGGGTGGTATGGGGATTGTTCTTCATCGCCCTCATCTACTGGTCGGCCCCGGCCTATGGCGTCCTGGCCAGGCTGTTCGAGGCGCGCGGCGGCATCGTACTGAACAGCACCGACCCGATGGTGGCGGATATGGCCGTGCTTTCCGCCGTACGTTACAGCGGCCTGCCCCTCTGGTGCATCGGCCTGTTGGCCGCCGGCGGGATGAGCGCCGCCTTTTCCACGGTAGCGGGCCTGCTCCTGACCGGTTCGGCCTCATTTTCCTACGATATCTATCCCCGCCTGATCAGACCGAATGCCAGTGAGGTGGACAAGGTCTACGCAGCCAAGGGTTTTTTTCTGGCCCTGGCCGTGATCGTCATGGCATTGTCCCTCAGGCCGTGGGGTATGATCGCCGAGATTGCGGCCCTGGCCTTTGCCTTGGCCGGCAACACCATCTTTCCCGCCTTTCTGTTGGGAATCTGGTGGGGCAGGGCTAACGCCGCCGGGGTCATCAGCGGGATGCTGGCCGGGGTAGTGATCACCTTTGTCCCCTTCATGGCCGGGGCTCTGCCGTTTCTCTCCGCTCTGCCGCCCGCCACCTCGTCGGCCTTCATCGGCGCGCCGCTGGTGATCCTGGTCATGGTGGCGGTTTCGCTCCTGACATCCCCTCCGAGTGAAGAGATCAGGCGCTTTCTGGCCCGCAACGTACATGACACTACGGAGGAGTGA
- a CDS encoding putative nucleotidyltransferase substrate binding domain-containing protein, with protein sequence MAVLVTSKSGDISACRAAGEFGADFRQALLERSVSCRSEEAEGLFDEACQALETLAAANDERVARLERIVDQTAASADPVRLGELCDDFYAELYDHFGCYGSAVAFYHFSTHFLHALAGSLHRYALKRLGPSGKRLPDMMPLALGPAGRREFSPFCPLQVALVFGRAANGDLDEVSRYCDILQEGFATCGLRVNGDIALVNSSWRGSLPEWSRRLEQGLARGKRRELVELLRWADHEALLQTPAMEGEFRALVLSQLQQSRRAIGDLVSRLLDLSNGLGIMGGWRLERGGPYSGLFRLFEHGLLPLSATVTALALINRVDAVEIPQRIRALLVHRALDVDAAERLLQSWHTLNELRLMREREMFPGRDSAAAMYLDVAALDEKTRLMLREALETIDNVQRRVSAAYRVVEE encoded by the coding sequence ATGGCGGTCCTGGTCACGTCAAAAAGTGGCGATATCAGTGCCTGCCGGGCTGCCGGAGAGTTTGGCGCCGATTTTCGCCAAGCGCTTCTGGAACGGAGTGTTTCGTGCCGCTCCGAGGAGGCGGAAGGGCTGTTTGACGAGGCCTGCCAAGCCCTTGAAACCCTTGCCGCCGCCAATGACGAACGTGTGGCGCGGCTTGAGCGGATTGTCGACCAGACGGCGGCAAGCGCGGACCCTGTCCGTCTTGGGGAACTTTGCGACGACTTCTATGCCGAACTCTACGACCATTTTGGCTGCTACGGTTCCGCCGTGGCCTTTTATCATTTCAGCACGCACTTTTTGCACGCTCTGGCCGGTTCCTTGCACCGTTATGCCCTGAAACGGCTCGGCCCCTCCGGCAAGCGGCTGCCCGACATGATGCCCCTGGCGCTGGGTCCGGCCGGCCGCCGGGAATTCTCACCCTTCTGTCCGTTGCAGGTGGCGTTGGTCTTCGGGCGGGCCGCTAATGGCGACTTGGACGAGGTTTCCCGTTACTGCGACATTCTCCAGGAGGGCTTTGCAACGTGCGGCCTGCGTGTTAACGGCGATATCGCTCTCGTGAATTCCTCCTGGCGGGGGAGCCTGCCGGAGTGGAGCCGGCGTTTGGAGCAGGGCTTGGCGCGGGGCAAGCGACGGGAGTTGGTCGAACTGCTCAGGTGGGCCGATCACGAGGCCCTTCTGCAAACCCCGGCGATGGAGGGGGAATTCAGGGCTTTGGTGCTGTCGCAGCTCCAGCAGAGCCGCCGTGCCATAGGCGACCTTGTCTCCCGTCTGTTGGACCTGTCCAACGGCCTGGGTATCATGGGGGGCTGGCGCCTTGAGAGGGGCGGTCCGTACAGCGGGCTGTTCAGATTGTTCGAGCATGGCCTTCTGCCGCTCTCGGCTACGGTTACCGCACTGGCCCTGATCAACCGGGTCGATGCCGTAGAAATCCCCCAGCGCATCCGGGCGCTGCTCGTGCACCGGGCATTGGATGTGGATGCTGCCGAACGATTGCTGCAATCCTGGCATACCCTGAACGAGTTGCGGCTGATGCGGGAACGGGAGATGTTTCCGGGCCGGGATAGCGCGGCGGCCATGTATCTGGATGTTGCCGCCCTGGACGAAAAAACGCGCTTGATGCTCAGGGAAGCGCTGGAGACCATCGACAACGTCCAGCGGCGGGTGAGCGCCGCCTATCGCGTGGTCGAAGAGTAG
- a CDS encoding sugar phosphate isomerase/epimerase, whose protein sequence is MLISLSTGSLFTLPLPRVFELAAAAGFDGVELIISQDFQKINPVKLIRSLQQITVIHSIHAPFMPLDGWGGPADSLRRSVSLAAECGIPLVNFHPPSWMGLEITYWRWLYSVTDFQKVVGMDGQVAVTIENMPWVGRMKINPNILSATHRMIEFIRDHNLFMTFDCTHMGSGKANFINDFYLFYETGRIRNIHFSDYGQGREHLLPGHGMLPLTRFLNHLRNTDYQSTVTLELDPSEFPKAEHIILESLKEILMYLRAETSKQNDAVLNYDRGFQAVPMPEGE, encoded by the coding sequence ATGCTGATCTCCCTCTCCACAGGAAGTCTCTTCACGCTTCCGCTTCCGCGGGTCTTCGAGCTTGCGGCGGCGGCCGGCTTCGATGGTGTGGAACTGATCATCAGCCAGGACTTCCAGAAGATCAATCCGGTCAAGCTGATCAGATCCCTTCAGCAGATAACGGTGATCCACTCCATCCATGCGCCCTTCATGCCGCTGGACGGCTGGGGCGGTCCGGCTGATTCGTTGCGGCGGAGCGTGAGCCTGGCGGCGGAATGCGGCATTCCGCTGGTGAACTTTCACCCGCCGTCATGGATGGGACTGGAGATTACGTATTGGCGCTGGCTCTACAGTGTGACGGATTTTCAGAAGGTCGTGGGAATGGACGGCCAGGTGGCCGTTACTATCGAGAACATGCCGTGGGTCGGCAGGATGAAGATAAACCCCAACATTCTATCCGCCACCCACCGGATGATCGAGTTTATCCGTGATCACAACCTGTTCATGACCTTCGACTGCACCCATATGGGATCGGGTAAGGCCAATTTCATCAATGACTTTTATCTGTTCTATGAAACCGGCCGTATCAGGAACATCCATTTTTCCGATTACGGGCAGGGACGTGAGCATCTTTTGCCGGGGCACGGCATGCTGCCGCTGACCCGCTTCCTGAACCACTTGCGAAACACCGATTATCAGAGTACGGTAACGCTGGAGCTTGATCCGTCCGAATTTCCCAAAGCGGAGCATATCATCCTGGAAAGCTTGAAGGAAATCCTGATGTACCTTCGTGCCGAAACCAGCAAGCAAAACGATGCGGTACTGAACTACGACCGGGGTTTCCAAGCCGTTCCCATGCCCGAGGGGGAGTAG
- a CDS encoding energy transducer TonB: MSDKYIEKTFIYLLVISVALHVGMFALIYYLPHEQKPPPKEPVFIDLQQMPEPKPQMAPRQQETKRFSEQRQRVPKEMAPRGNAPRDSFGPAPRPAARPQPQEAGKSAQRQAPPARQALPLPSKRQEAPLTPGSSVASLLRPKSQSVPQIARPQLFPGAQRLAKLEEGYRRKFENDVAEGDTRFLNSDDIQFGSFLRRFETAVYGVWRYPQEAAQNGIEGVTPVRITFNRHGEITKVELLESSGARILDDEVMRTLRAIGPVGSFPRNYDKEEFHLIAFFQYGGARKSLR, translated from the coding sequence ATGTCTGACAAATATATCGAAAAAACCTTTATCTACCTTCTGGTAATCTCCGTGGCGCTGCATGTCGGCATGTTTGCGTTGATATACTATCTGCCCCACGAACAAAAACCGCCTCCCAAGGAACCGGTCTTCATCGACCTGCAGCAGATGCCGGAACCGAAGCCGCAGATGGCGCCACGGCAACAGGAGACAAAACGTTTCTCCGAGCAACGGCAGCGTGTTCCGAAAGAGATGGCTCCCCGGGGGAATGCCCCCCGGGACAGCTTCGGGCCGGCGCCACGGCCGGCCGCAAGGCCGCAACCCCAGGAGGCCGGGAAGAGCGCACAACGTCAAGCCCCTCCGGCCAGACAGGCCCTGCCGTTGCCTTCGAAACGCCAGGAAGCCCCGCTGACACCCGGTTCGTCGGTGGCGAGCCTGCTCAGGCCGAAGTCCCAGAGCGTACCGCAGATCGCCCGGCCCCAGCTTTTTCCGGGCGCGCAACGTCTGGCCAAACTGGAAGAGGGGTATCGTCGCAAATTCGAGAACGACGTGGCCGAAGGGGATACCCGTTTCCTCAACAGCGACGATATCCAGTTCGGTTCATTCCTCCGCCGGTTCGAGACCGCCGTGTACGGCGTCTGGCGTTATCCGCAGGAGGCGGCCCAGAACGGGATCGAGGGCGTGACGCCGGTACGGATAACCTTCAACCGGCACGGCGAGATCACCAAGGTGGAGTTGCTGGAAAGTTCCGGCGCTCGGATACTGGATGACGAGGTCATGCGCACCCTGCGCGCCATCGGTCCGGTGGGGTCGTTCCCCCGGAACTACGACAAGGAAGAGTTCCACTTGATCGCGTTTTTCCAGTACGGCGGCGCAAGAAAGTCGCTGCGATGA